The Leadbettera azotonutricia ZAS-9 genome has a window encoding:
- the csrA gene encoding carbon storage regulator CsrA: MLILSRKINEKIMIGDDISISIIEIRGDQVRLGVDAPKKVKVFRQEVFDAIKAENKAAAESAIVIPELDFGVKREPL, encoded by the coding sequence ATGCTTATACTATCCAGGAAAATCAACGAAAAAATAATGATTGGGGATGATATTTCCATCTCCATCATCGAAATACGGGGGGATCAGGTGCGCCTCGGCGTGGACGCCCCCAAGAAAGTAAAAGTTTTCCGCCAGGAAGTTTTTGACGCTATCAAGGCCGAGAATAAGGCAGCCGCAGAATCGGCGATCGTGATTCCTGAACTGGACTTCGGAGTCAAGCGGGAACCTCTATAA
- a CDS encoding transposase produces the protein MGRRKRYSPEQKVNILREVLEEGKTMSEAAAKYEIHPSMILAWRKQLFEGALNLFEIKRTDITEKAQGKKSKALEAKIAEKDNVIAELAQEVLELKKKRVGQS, from the coding sequence ATGGGCAGAAGAAAGCGGTACAGTCCTGAGCAGAAGGTGAACATCCTGCGGGAGGTTCTGGAAGAGGGCAAGACGATGAGCGAGGCGGCGGCCAAGTACGAGATCCACCCGAGCATGATCCTGGCCTGGAGGAAACAGCTCTTCGAGGGGGCGCTCAATCTCTTTGAGATCAAGCGCACAGACATAACCGAGAAGGCGCAGGGGAAGAAGTCCAAGGCGTTGGAAGCCAAGATAGCGGAGAAGGACAACGTCATAGCGGAGCTGGCCCAGGAAGTCCTGGAGCTAAAAAAAAAGAGAGTTGGCCAGAGTTAG
- a CDS encoding DDE-type integrase/transposase/recombinase — protein MSLEKRQLIEREVRRLCLKTGIAMLTLAGFAGVPERTWREWQARRNQETRHNGHIPREHWLTPAETEAIVAYCQSRMKLGYRVLCWQMVDEDVAAASPSSVYNVLKRSGLTKKWAELAEEKKKGFDQPQGVHEHWHIDFSYIRIDGAFYYFISVLDGYSRMILGWDLCRNMDGLNAEILISRTHERHPEARPRIISDNGGQFVSKDFRDLIMLLELEQTFTAPAHPQSNGKLERFHRTFKTEHVRQAAYFGYEDAKARMGRWIKYYNEKRLHGSIYYLSPLDVFEGRTYIRLAERRQKLHSAYIQRQSYWQNQNAGL, from the coding sequence ATGAGCCTCGAGAAACGGCAGTTGATAGAGCGGGAGGTGCGGCGCCTTTGCCTAAAGACCGGCATAGCCATGCTGACCCTGGCAGGCTTCGCCGGGGTGCCGGAACGCACCTGGAGGGAATGGCAGGCACGGCGCAACCAGGAGACGAGGCATAACGGGCATATACCCCGGGAGCATTGGCTGACCCCTGCCGAAACAGAGGCCATCGTTGCGTACTGCCAGAGCCGGATGAAGCTTGGATACCGGGTGTTGTGCTGGCAGATGGTAGACGAGGATGTGGCGGCGGCATCCCCCTCCAGCGTCTACAACGTGCTGAAACGCAGCGGCTTGACGAAGAAGTGGGCAGAACTGGCCGAGGAGAAGAAAAAAGGGTTTGACCAGCCTCAAGGGGTACACGAACATTGGCATATTGATTTTTCATACATCAGGATTGACGGGGCCTTTTATTATTTCATCAGCGTTCTTGACGGATACAGCCGGATGATCCTGGGCTGGGACTTATGCCGGAACATGGACGGGCTTAATGCGGAGATTCTCATCTCCCGGACGCATGAAAGACACCCGGAGGCCAGGCCGCGCATTATCAGCGACAACGGCGGCCAGTTTGTTTCGAAAGACTTTCGTGATTTGATAATGCTTCTTGAGCTGGAACAAACATTTACCGCCCCGGCGCATCCGCAGAGCAACGGCAAACTCGAACGCTTCCACCGGACATTCAAAACCGAGCATGTGAGGCAGGCTGCTTATTTCGGCTATGAAGATGCCAAAGCCAGGATGGGCCGCTGGATAAAATATTACAACGAAAAGCGGCTCCACGGCTCGATTTATTATTTAAGTCCCCTTGATGTTTTTGAGGGGAGGACTTATATTCGTCTTGCAGAGCGCAGACAAAAACTGCATTCTGCATATATTCAAAGACAGAGCTACTGGCAAAATCAAAATGCCGGACTCTGA
- the flgK gene encoding flagellar hook-associated protein FlgK, translated as MTSTFMPIEIGKRAVDAHQQALNVTGHNLSNASTEGYSRQRVEFTPFEPIYLPGLNREETPGQIGQGTVVERIERLRDQLLDRRIVAQAGGEGYWKTRDPYIRELENIYLEPGQNSIRSKMDEFWNSWQELSLHPADNAPRMAVLERGKTLVDGIHERYNALKRLQDQTDEDIRLTVGRVNDITKRIAALNDDIQKVKAQGDNPNDLLDRRDLLVDKLSSLINLSVDTRDPDEFMLHTGGVVLVQGRIGRQFDIARNTDTGYSDIVWNETREDLEFHNGDHNGSLGALLDLRDHTIQSEIQILDNMTMNFAGLVNEVHEKAYGANGVTGIDFFTEHSFVPNVNGNYDRDGDGEFDSSYIFRVSGTNALEPRAQAGLEGTITLSAADGQRQINYYPTDTVSDIVARINNSGAEVTARINRDGFLTLKGNPAETGASHAANPDFVIRHIEDSGHFLTGYAGLLNAPGAEGSYDWGRADAVSSLRGGAESWELAPIAHPSGWVEVNPALVRDPLSVAAGFGENGRTANPGNGEAAMAIASIRNTEVMVGQFRSFDDYFADSVGRIGLLGEQSERALETQNLIMKQLEEMRQSVSGVNIDEELANMIKYQHGYSAAARFITTVNSMLDTLINRMGV; from the coding sequence ATGACATCTACCTTCATGCCAATAGAAATCGGGAAACGGGCGGTCGACGCCCACCAGCAGGCTCTGAATGTAACAGGCCACAACCTTTCCAATGCCTCCACCGAAGGCTACTCCCGGCAGAGGGTGGAATTTACGCCCTTTGAACCCATCTACCTTCCGGGCCTCAACAGGGAAGAAACCCCCGGTCAGATAGGCCAGGGCACGGTGGTCGAGCGCATCGAGCGGCTCCGGGATCAGCTCCTGGACCGCCGCATCGTGGCCCAGGCGGGCGGGGAAGGGTACTGGAAGACCCGTGACCCCTATATCAGGGAGCTTGAAAATATCTACCTTGAGCCGGGGCAGAATTCCATACGCAGCAAGATGGACGAATTCTGGAATTCATGGCAGGAGCTTTCCCTGCACCCTGCGGACAATGCCCCCCGCATGGCGGTCCTCGAACGGGGCAAGACCCTGGTGGACGGCATTCACGAGCGCTACAATGCTCTGAAACGTCTCCAGGATCAGACTGATGAGGATATACGCCTTACCGTGGGCAGGGTCAACGATATTACCAAGCGCATAGCAGCCCTCAATGACGACATACAGAAAGTCAAAGCCCAGGGGGATAATCCCAACGATCTTCTGGATCGCCGGGATCTTCTGGTGGACAAACTTTCTTCACTGATCAACCTCTCTGTGGATACACGGGACCCCGACGAGTTCATGCTCCACACCGGCGGGGTTGTGCTGGTGCAGGGCAGGATAGGCCGGCAGTTTGACATTGCGCGCAATACAGACACCGGCTATTCCGACATTGTCTGGAACGAAACTCGGGAAGACCTTGAATTCCACAATGGGGATCATAACGGGAGCCTTGGCGCTCTTTTGGATCTCAGGGATCATACAATCCAGTCGGAAATTCAGATCCTCGACAATATGACCATGAACTTCGCGGGCCTTGTAAACGAAGTCCATGAAAAAGCCTATGGCGCAAACGGCGTCACCGGCATCGACTTCTTCACCGAGCACTCCTTTGTGCCCAATGTGAACGGCAACTACGACAGGGACGGAGATGGCGAATTCGATTCATCCTACATCTTCCGGGTTTCGGGAACCAATGCCCTTGAACCCAGGGCCCAGGCGGGCCTCGAAGGAACCATCACCCTTTCAGCAGCCGACGGCCAGAGGCAGATAAATTACTATCCCACCGACACCGTGTCGGATATCGTCGCCAGGATCAACAATTCAGGGGCCGAAGTTACCGCACGGATCAACAGGGACGGCTTCCTCACCCTCAAGGGAAATCCTGCAGAAACCGGGGCTTCCCACGCCGCTAACCCCGACTTTGTGATACGCCATATCGAAGATTCAGGCCATTTCCTCACTGGCTATGCGGGGCTTCTCAATGCGCCCGGTGCCGAGGGTTCTTACGATTGGGGAAGGGCTGACGCGGTATCAAGCTTGAGGGGCGGTGCCGAAAGCTGGGAGCTTGCCCCCATTGCCCATCCGTCAGGCTGGGTTGAAGTGAACCCCGCCCTGGTGCGGGACCCCCTTTCAGTGGCGGCAGGGTTCGGCGAAAATGGCAGGACTGCCAATCCCGGAAACGGGGAGGCCGCCATGGCAATCGCGTCCATTAGGAATACCGAAGTCATGGTGGGCCAGTTCCGCAGCTTCGACGATTATTTTGCGGATTCCGTGGGGCGCATTGGCCTTTTGGGCGAGCAGAGCGAGCGTGCCCTGGAAACGCAGAACCTCATCATGAAGCAGCTTGAAGAAATGCGCCAGTCCGTATCGGGCGTGAACATCGACGAAGAACTGGCGAACATGATCAAATACCAGCACGGCTATTCAGCCGCCGCGAGGTTCATCACTACGGTGAATTCCATGCTGGATACCCTCATCAACCGCATGGGCGTTTAA
- a CDS encoding tyrosine-type recombinase/integrase, with protein sequence MARSSLSLWKRPTTVPRSFVYYVRIWLPSEKRYSTPKSAAVLAENLGLDMSQLPPSTKTGARKIGEIWLLKGGLKTLKNNPDNPLLADFCLDFWTWDKSEYVEGKIDREQRISKRWCKDSHNRIETHIKPLVTGIRLQEVTAKFLDRIQLKLKKTTKLSTKTINSIMNAVLTPIREAHRFGVIETDPTQNFRSLPLNTKKKGILTTKEFCALLASSWQNEQIRLAVLLARYTGLRMGEVLALAPNDFDIDYEGKPVIWVRKSWSITEGIKSTKTGNTRVVPISDELKNDLLKLHQKNPHDGSFIFWGANENTPFTHRMLGSGFCHQLEKIGIDEATRKARNISFHSLRHMFNSTLRGKIPDPTLRLATGHDDPDMSDHYDHLTDERLSDIRNAQEKYISIKKVE encoded by the coding sequence ATGGCTCGAAGTTCCCTCTCGCTTTGGAAGCGTCCTACAACCGTTCCCCGCTCATTTGTCTACTATGTTCGTATATGGCTCCCTTCTGAAAAGCGGTATTCAACGCCCAAGTCGGCGGCTGTCCTGGCTGAAAATTTGGGGCTTGATATGTCCCAGCTCCCCCCTTCCACCAAAACCGGAGCGAGGAAAATTGGAGAAATTTGGCTTTTAAAGGGCGGCCTCAAAACACTCAAAAACAATCCCGACAATCCGCTTCTTGCCGATTTTTGCCTTGATTTCTGGACTTGGGATAAGTCTGAATATGTCGAAGGAAAGATCGACCGGGAACAGCGTATAAGCAAGCGATGGTGCAAGGATAGCCACAATCGCATAGAAACGCACATTAAGCCATTAGTAACTGGAATACGCTTGCAGGAAGTGACTGCAAAATTTTTAGATCGAATTCAGCTGAAACTGAAAAAAACTACAAAATTGAGCACAAAAACGATCAATAGCATTATGAACGCCGTCTTGACCCCTATCAGAGAGGCCCATAGGTTTGGGGTTATTGAAACCGATCCAACCCAAAATTTCCGAAGCTTGCCTTTGAATACTAAAAAGAAAGGCATTTTGACGACCAAAGAATTTTGCGCTTTATTGGCTAGTTCATGGCAAAATGAGCAAATTCGCCTTGCTGTCCTCTTGGCCCGTTATACTGGATTACGGATGGGGGAGGTTCTTGCCTTGGCTCCCAATGATTTTGATATTGATTATGAAGGGAAACCTGTTATATGGGTTCGGAAAAGCTGGTCAATTACAGAAGGGATAAAAAGCACAAAAACCGGAAATACCCGCGTAGTCCCAATAAGCGATGAACTCAAAAATGATTTATTGAAACTACATCAAAAAAATCCTCATGATGGCAGCTTCATTTTTTGGGGTGCTAATGAAAATACTCCCTTTACCCATAGAATGCTGGGAAGCGGCTTTTGCCATCAACTTGAAAAGATTGGTATTGATGAAGCAACACGGAAAGCCCGAAATATATCATTTCATTCACTTCGGCATATGTTTAATTCTACCCTCCGCGGTAAGATACCCGATCCAACTTTAAGGCTCGCAACAGGGCATGATGATCCGGATATGTCGGATCATTATGATCATCTTACTGACGAAAGACTTTCGGACATTAGAAACGCGCAAGAAAAATATATTTCTATAAAAAAGGTGGAATAA
- a CDS encoding helix-turn-helix domain-containing protein codes for MLEIKKYLFSYNEAAEILSISKRTVQRLCSDGKLSRIYLSKRNVKISIDNIIQFLENNEVTFKNEMYCPSRTCRFLKEHIS; via the coding sequence GTGTTAGAAATTAAGAAATATCTTTTCTCTTATAATGAAGCAGCAGAAATATTATCAATATCAAAACGGACTGTTCAAAGACTTTGTTCGGATGGAAAATTATCGAGGATATATCTTTCTAAAAGGAATGTTAAAATATCTATAGATAATATCATTCAATTTCTTGAAAATAATGAAGTTACTTTCAAAAATGAAATGTATTGCCCAAGCCGAACTTGCCGTTTTTTGAAGGAGCATATAAGCTAG
- a CDS encoding HD domain-containing phosphohydrolase, whose translation MADEQIELQELDDDLEPLEVLELDEEPSSEIAQKCSSTESSLFSNSIFPVLLVDRMMKILYANKACENFFTGFFELAGNYFIDVFGRAFEMEDIRAIRETIREGTNGYSWKGVAKIKSRNVATVQTRVHLFPAELDSKDPMEFVVLFDDVTEEHNRPLRSVFMSLLEASKLKDNDTGKHIVRVSYYAKRLSEELFRGKNPKYNRIDADFIDNIGFLASMHDVGKIGTPDDILNKQGPLADWEWTLMREHTKNGAFILSTYPNPMAKEIALSHHERWDGSGYPYQLSGEMIPLAARITTISDVYDALRMERSYKPALAHDVTVQKMLEGKESHFDPFLVDVFTGIHKDFENIFDSNKDE comes from the coding sequence ATGGCTGACGAGCAAATTGAACTCCAAGAACTCGACGACGACCTTGAACCTCTCGAGGTTCTGGAACTCGATGAAGAACCATCCTCAGAAATAGCCCAAAAATGCTCTTCCACGGAGTCCAGCCTCTTCAGCAACAGTATTTTTCCGGTGCTCCTTGTAGACAGGATGATGAAGATACTCTATGCCAACAAAGCCTGCGAAAACTTTTTTACCGGCTTTTTTGAGCTTGCGGGCAATTACTTCATCGATGTCTTCGGCAGAGCCTTTGAGATGGAAGACATACGCGCCATACGCGAGACCATTAGGGAGGGCACAAACGGCTATTCCTGGAAGGGTGTGGCAAAAATCAAATCCCGAAATGTAGCCACAGTCCAGACCAGGGTTCACCTGTTTCCTGCAGAACTCGATTCCAAAGACCCCATGGAATTCGTGGTCCTTTTCGACGATGTCACCGAAGAACACAACCGCCCCTTAAGATCGGTCTTTATGAGCCTCCTTGAAGCTTCAAAGCTCAAGGACAATGACACAGGGAAGCACATAGTCCGGGTCAGTTATTACGCAAAGCGTTTATCCGAAGAACTCTTCAGGGGCAAGAACCCCAAATACAACCGCATAGATGCCGACTTCATTGACAACATAGGTTTTTTGGCATCCATGCATGATGTAGGGAAAATCGGCACCCCCGACGATATCCTCAACAAGCAGGGCCCCCTTGCGGACTGGGAATGGACGCTCATGCGGGAGCATACCAAGAACGGCGCCTTCATCCTTTCGACCTACCCTAACCCCATGGCCAAGGAGATAGCCCTTTCCCACCACGAACGCTGGGACGGCTCCGGCTACCCCTACCAGCTTTCAGGGGAGATGATACCCCTGGCTGCCCGCATCACCACCATCAGCGATGTGTATGACGCCCTCAGGATGGAGCGGAGCTACAAGCCGGCCCTTGCCCACGATGTCACTGTGCAAAAAATGCTGGAAGGGAAAGAAAGCCACTTCGATCCCTTCCTGGTGGATGTGTTTACGGGGATACATAAGGATTTTGAAAATATATTCGATTCGAATAAGGATGAGTAA
- a CDS encoding flagellar hook-associated protein 3, translating to MRRVATDMPNNDIQYRLRRQEEGLAKVNSQIATQKRILNLRDDPLAASHAVRYESYLARLERFETNTLYARDHYRQQDIYMQQATDVMQKIRELSVQGANGIYTKDDLRNMAVEVNELLKELVSVSNSVGPDGNRMFAGDKAFTEPFRIVEGTVQGGGESMVVNVEYRGAGPARSAEITDQTYAQLDIGGGEAFWAERMQIFSTTDATDWSASASGAFYVDGREIPVTAGDTLPALVAKINESSAPVKAYIDIDSHGLALEGTNPHLIKLEDKQGSRTLEELGIIQFNNDPSAPNWHAGARVSGGSAFDMVLRLRDGLFRGDQDFVGSQGIGGIDLALQNFETRLSEIGSRQERADQAWERLNQEIPNTASYLARESAINMADAATDLAMMDFAHKAALQAAAKIVPPTLLDFLR from the coding sequence ATGAGACGAGTTGCAACAGACATGCCGAATAACGATATACAGTACAGGCTCCGCAGGCAGGAGGAAGGGCTGGCGAAGGTCAATTCCCAGATTGCGACCCAGAAGCGCATCCTGAACCTGCGGGACGATCCTCTGGCGGCCTCCCACGCGGTGCGCTACGAGTCCTACCTTGCGCGGCTTGAGCGCTTCGAGACAAACACCCTTTACGCGCGGGATCATTACCGCCAGCAGGACATCTACATGCAGCAGGCCACGGATGTGATGCAGAAAATCCGGGAGCTTTCCGTGCAGGGCGCCAACGGCATCTATACCAAGGATGATTTGCGCAATATGGCGGTAGAGGTAAATGAACTCCTCAAAGAACTAGTCTCCGTTTCCAATTCCGTAGGCCCTGACGGCAACCGGATGTTCGCGGGCGACAAGGCTTTTACCGAACCTTTCAGAATCGTGGAAGGCACAGTGCAGGGGGGCGGTGAATCCATGGTGGTCAATGTGGAATACCGGGGCGCAGGCCCTGCCCGCAGCGCCGAGATAACCGACCAGACCTATGCCCAGCTCGACATAGGGGGAGGGGAGGCCTTCTGGGCGGAAAGAATGCAGATCTTCTCCACCACCGACGCCACCGACTGGAGCGCTTCCGCATCAGGGGCTTTCTATGTGGACGGCAGGGAAATTCCTGTAACCGCAGGCGACACCCTTCCTGCCCTGGTCGCCAAGATCAACGAATCGTCCGCACCGGTCAAGGCTTATATTGATATTGATAGCCATGGACTTGCCCTTGAGGGAACCAATCCCCATCTTATAAAGCTTGAAGACAAACAGGGTTCCCGCACCCTTGAGGAACTGGGCATTATCCAGTTTAATAATGATCCGTCGGCACCCAACTGGCATGCCGGGGCAAGGGTCTCGGGGGGTTCAGCCTTTGATATGGTGCTGCGCTTGCGGGATGGCCTTTTCAGGGGGGATCAGGATTTTGTGGGCAGCCAGGGCATAGGCGGCATAGACCTTGCCCTGCAGAACTTTGAAACCCGGCTTTCCGAAATAGGGAGCAGGCAGGAAAGGGCCGATCAGGCTTGGGAAAGGCTCAACCAGGAGATCCCCAATACTGCCTCTTATCTGGCAAGGGAATCGGCTATAAACATGGCCGACGCTGCCACGGACCTGGCGATGATGGATTTTGCCCACAAGGCTGCCCTCCAGGCGGCGGCTAAAATAGTGCCCCCCACCTTGCTGGATTTTTTACGATAA
- the fliW gene encoding flagellar assembly protein FliW: MKVATKAKGLIEVDERQKITFPHGLLGFETLKDYVLFDAESQPYYWLQSLDSEQVAFIIINPFLFRPDFEANIDNEELKAIGIADPGKALIFSIVTIPPSGPMTANLQGPLVINRDSRQGLQVILTDQRWKTKHDIMAELQTANAGARK, translated from the coding sequence GTGAAGGTTGCGACAAAAGCAAAGGGACTGATAGAGGTTGACGAGCGCCAGAAAATAACGTTCCCCCATGGGCTTTTGGGTTTTGAGACCCTAAAGGATTATGTGCTTTTCGATGCGGAAAGCCAGCCCTATTATTGGCTCCAGTCCCTGGACAGCGAGCAGGTGGCTTTTATCATTATCAACCCCTTCCTCTTCAGGCCCGACTTCGAGGCTAATATTGACAATGAGGAACTCAAAGCAATCGGTATTGCTGATCCCGGCAAGGCCCTCATCTTTTCAATTGTGACAATACCGCCGTCAGGGCCCATGACCGCCAACCTCCAGGGGCCTCTGGTGATCAACCGCGACAGCCGCCAGGGCCTTCAGGTGATACTTACGGATCAGCGCTGGAAAACCAAGCATGACATTATGGCCGAGCTTCAGACCGCCAATGCCGGGGCAAGGAAGTAG
- the tsaB gene encoding tRNA (adenosine(37)-N6)-threonylcarbamoyltransferase complex dimerization subunit type 1 TsaB codes for MNILALDTTGSVLSAALSSPDGTRHVEIDAGSRHSELLMELIDWLFKSAGLKKEELELVACMKGPGSFTGLRIAYAAAKGLSLALGIPMAAVPTLDCIAYPFSIWPGLAIPCIDAKKSCFYAALYRGGKRLTDYLDASPETLAEAIAGTHDETLLKEPIALCGPGAEMLFPLIARILEKPERLAIFPLFRRGNSLSLLELVQMNDILHYREREFSGPLYLRKSDAELSLNL; via the coding sequence ATGAACATATTGGCCCTCGACACCACAGGATCTGTTCTTTCCGCTGCCCTCTCCTCCCCTGACGGCACAAGGCATGTGGAGATCGACGCCGGCTCAAGGCACTCCGAGCTCCTCATGGAGCTGATCGACTGGCTGTTCAAATCCGCTGGACTTAAAAAAGAAGAGCTTGAACTTGTAGCCTGCATGAAAGGCCCAGGCTCCTTCACAGGGCTTCGCATAGCCTATGCTGCCGCCAAAGGCCTTTCCCTTGCCCTGGGCATACCCATGGCAGCAGTCCCTACCCTGGACTGCATAGCATACCCGTTTTCCATCTGGCCCGGCCTTGCAATCCCCTGCATAGATGCCAAAAAGAGCTGCTTTTATGCGGCCCTTTACAGGGGCGGCAAAAGGCTCACCGATTACCTCGACGCAAGCCCCGAAACCCTTGCGGAGGCAATTGCAGGAACCCATGATGAAACCCTGCTCAAAGAACCTATAGCGCTCTGCGGCCCGGGAGCTGAAATGCTCTTCCCCCTGATAGCCCGAATTCTGGAAAAACCAGAAAGACTCGCCATTTTTCCTTTATTTAGACGGGGAAATTCCTTGAGCTTATTGGAACTTGTCCAAATGAATGATATACTGCATTATAGGGAGAGAGAATTTTCCGGCCCTCTTTATTTGCGTAAAAGCGATGCGGAATTGAGCCTTAATTTATAA